From the genome of Argentina anserina chromosome 4, drPotAnse1.1, whole genome shotgun sequence, one region includes:
- the LOC126790229 gene encoding pre-mRNA-processing protein 40C isoform X2: MATPAWLPQDVHPPVSQSPVSDSPAGGPSTPTSAPLVSSAGTPISYSVPPNTIDTFGTSQQPSPTATKFNQSASPMVLQPPVPGLSSLTSPSFSYNIPNSNHPFPNNQWFQSGMNVSPATAQETGNALSFNTRHGMPGPPGTAHSVQLSFNPTAQSAPVDSSFVALRPSLQTHPIASSSVQPHAGAPYPSLPGMVANPHGVWVQSPQMEGITRLPFQPYPAAFPDPFPLPTRVMPPPSVSISDSQPPGVTPIGHTVAISLSSTSGHQLAPSSWMQTGLPHSGIDDRKHAHEAGNQYIAAFNQQLDAWTAHKTETGVVYYYNAVTGESTYDKPPGFKEEPDKVSMQPVPVSTVNLSGTDWVLVTTSDGKKFYHNSKTKVSSWQIPNEVIDMRKKQDDDTPKEDPVSAPKDSQMVEKESAPISLSAPAISTGGREAMAYKASTVQGSTSALDLIKKKLQDSGAPVTSSPASGPSELNGSKGVEITPKVQQSENSKDRVNDTNGDGNISDSSSDSEDADSGPTKEEGITQFKEMLKERGIAPFSKWEKELPKIVFDPRFKVIPSYSRRALFEHYVKTRAEEERKEKRAAQKASIEAFKHLLAEAVEDINDATDYHSFRKKWGNDPRFENLDRKDREHLLNERVLPLKKAAEEKAEAERAAAATSFKCMLQEKGDITVNSRWSRVKDSLRNDPRYKAVKHEDREVLFNKYISDLKAVEEEAEREAKAKRDEQDKLRERERELRKRKEREEQETERVRLKVRRKEAVSSFQALLVESIKDPQASWTESKPKLEKDSQQRAANSDLNSSDMEKLFREHVKMLHERCAHEFRTLLAEVLTIEAASQETEEGKTVLNSWSTAKRLLKPDPRYNKMPRKEREVVWHRYAEEMLRKQKSSHDPREDRKSDAKSRSSADAWRSTFGSRVAHDRR, encoded by the exons ATGGCAACGCCAGCTTGGTTACCGCAGGATGTGCATCCACCTGTATCTCAATCCCCAGTTTCAGACTCACCTGCAGGGGGTCCTTCAACGCCAACTTCTGCTCCACTTGTGTCAAGTGCAGGCACACCAATCTCTTACAGTGTGCCTCCAAACACAATTGACACTTTTGGAACCTCTCAGCAGCCATCACCTACT GCGACTAAGTTCAATCAGTCAGCATCTCCGATGGTTCTTCAACCCCCAGTTCCTGGTCTGTCATCTCTTACCAGTCCCTCTTTTTCATACAACATTCCAAACTCTAATCATCCCTTCCCCAATAATCAGTGGTTTCAATCTGGCATG AATGTCTCACCTGCTACTGCACAAGAAACCGGGAATGCCTTGTCATTTAACACACGTCATGGAATGCCTGGTCCCCCTGGAACAGCCCACTCAGTTCAATTGTCCTTTAATCCGACTGCTCAATCTGCACCCGttgattcttcttttgtagCACTTAGACCTAGTTTGCAAACACATCCTATTGCATCATCTTCTGTTCAGCCACATGCAGGCGCTCCCTACCCATCTTTACCTGGTATGGTTGCTAACCCCCATGGAGTCTGGGTGCAGTCCCCGCAGATGGAAGGCATAACTAGGTTACCATTTCAGCCATATCCTGCTGCTTTTCCTGATCCCTTTCCTTTGCCTACACGTGTTATGCCTCCCCCTTCTGTTTCTATATCCGATTCTCAGCCTCCTGGTGTCACTCCCATCGGACATACGGTTGCAATATCTTTGTCTTCCACTTCTGGTCATCAACTGGCACCCTCTTCATGGATGCAGACAGGATTACCTCATTCTGGAATCG atgaTAGAAAACATGCTCATGAGGCAGGTAACCAATATATAGCTGCTTTCAATCAACAGTTGGATGCTTGGACTGCACACAAGACAGAGACAGGAGTTGTATACTATTATAATGCTGTGACCGGTGAATCAACTTATGACAAGCCTCCTGGATTTAAGGAGGAG CCTGATAAGGTCTCTATGCAGCCAGTTCCTGTTTCAAC GGTTAATTTATCCGGAACTGATTGGGTGTTGGTTACAACGAGTGATGGGAAAAAGTTTTACCATAATAGCAAAACCAAG GTTAGCAGCTGGCAGATCCCAAATGAAGTGATAGACATGAGAAAGAAGCAGGATGATGACACTCCAAAAGAAGATCCAGTGTCAGCGCCAAAGGATAGTCAAATGGTTGAAAAAGAATCTGCTCCAATTAGTTTGAGTGCTCCAGCTATTAGCACAGGTGGTCGTGAAGCCATGGCTTACAAGGCCTCAACTGTGCAAGGTTCAACATCTGCGCTCGACCTGATAAAAAAGAAGTTGCAGGATTCTGGAGCTCCTGTTACTTCATCACCAGCTTCAGGACCTTCAGAATTAAATGGCTCGAAAGGAGTTGAGATTACACCTAAGGTCCAGCAGAGCGAGAATAGCAAAGATAGGGTAAATGACACTAATGGAGATGGTAACATCTCTGACTCATCATCAGATTCAGAGGATGCAGATAGTGGGCCAACAAAAGAGGAGGGTATCACTCAATTCAAG GAGATGCTCAAAGAGCGGGGAATTGCACCATTTTCAAAATGGGAGAAGGAACTGCCAAAGATAGTGTTTGATCCACGATTTAAG GTAATTCCAAGTTATTCAAGGAGAGCCTTGTTTGAACACTATGTTAAGACACGTGCAGAGGAGGAACGAAAGGAGAAACGAGCAGCTCAGAAGGCTTCAATAGAGGCATTTAAGCACTTACTGGCTGAAGCAGTGGAG GATATTAATGATGCCACAGATTACCACAGTTTCAGAAAGAAATGGGGCAATGATCCACGCTTTGAGAATTTGGACCGCAAGGATCGAGAGCATTTATTGAATGAAAG AGTCCTGCCATTGAAGAAAGCTGCAGAAGAAAAGGCTGAAGCAGAGCGTGCTGCAGCAGCAACTAGTTTTAAGTGCATGCTTCAAGAAAAAGGGGATATTACTGTAAATTCCCGTTGGTCCAGG GTGAAAGATAGTCTGCGGAATGATCCAAGGTACAAAGCTGTTAAGCACGAGGATAGGGAAGTTTTATTCAACAAGTACATATCCGATCTCAAAGCTGTGGAAGAGGAAGCAGAACGAGAGGCAAAAGCTAAAAGGGACGAGCAG GATAAATTAAGGGAAAGAGAGCGAGAACTACGCAAGCggaaggaaagagaagaacaagaaacaGAGAGGGTGCGATTGAAAGTTCGTAGGAAGGAGGCAGTGTCTTCTTTTCAAGCTTTACTTGTCGAATCAATCAAAGATCCTCAG GCATCTTGGACAGAATCTAAGCCTAAGTTGGAGAAGGACTCACAACAGCGTGCAGCCAACTCTGATCTGAATTCATCCGACATGGAAAAGCTCTTTCGGGAACACGTAAAGATGCTACATGAG CGATGTGCACACGAGTTTAGGACTTTGCTGGCTGAAGTGTTGACTATAGAAGCAGCCTCCCAAGAGACAGAGGAAGGAAAAACAGTTCTGAATTCATGGTCAACAGCTAAACGTTTACTAAAGCCTGATCCCAGATATAACAAGATGCCACGGAAAGAGAGGGAAGTCGTGTGGCACCGATATGCCGAGGAGATGCTGCGAAAGCAAAAGTCATCACATGATCCTAGGGAAGACAGGAAATCAGATGCTAAAAGCAGAAGCTCCGCCGATGCTTGGAGATCCACCTTCGGATCAAGGGTTGCCCACGACCGTAGGTGA
- the LOC126790229 gene encoding pre-mRNA-processing protein 40C isoform X1 — translation MATPAWLPQDVHPPVSQSPVSDSPAGGPSTPTSAPLVSSAGTPISYSVPPNTIDTFGTSQQPSPTATKFNQSASPMVLQPPVPGLSSLTSPSFSYNIPNSNHPFPNNQWFQSGMQNVSPATAQETGNALSFNTRHGMPGPPGTAHSVQLSFNPTAQSAPVDSSFVALRPSLQTHPIASSSVQPHAGAPYPSLPGMVANPHGVWVQSPQMEGITRLPFQPYPAAFPDPFPLPTRVMPPPSVSISDSQPPGVTPIGHTVAISLSSTSGHQLAPSSWMQTGLPHSGIDDRKHAHEAGNQYIAAFNQQLDAWTAHKTETGVVYYYNAVTGESTYDKPPGFKEEPDKVSMQPVPVSTVNLSGTDWVLVTTSDGKKFYHNSKTKVSSWQIPNEVIDMRKKQDDDTPKEDPVSAPKDSQMVEKESAPISLSAPAISTGGREAMAYKASTVQGSTSALDLIKKKLQDSGAPVTSSPASGPSELNGSKGVEITPKVQQSENSKDRVNDTNGDGNISDSSSDSEDADSGPTKEEGITQFKEMLKERGIAPFSKWEKELPKIVFDPRFKVIPSYSRRALFEHYVKTRAEEERKEKRAAQKASIEAFKHLLAEAVEDINDATDYHSFRKKWGNDPRFENLDRKDREHLLNERVLPLKKAAEEKAEAERAAAATSFKCMLQEKGDITVNSRWSRVKDSLRNDPRYKAVKHEDREVLFNKYISDLKAVEEEAEREAKAKRDEQDKLRERERELRKRKEREEQETERVRLKVRRKEAVSSFQALLVESIKDPQASWTESKPKLEKDSQQRAANSDLNSSDMEKLFREHVKMLHERCAHEFRTLLAEVLTIEAASQETEEGKTVLNSWSTAKRLLKPDPRYNKMPRKEREVVWHRYAEEMLRKQKSSHDPREDRKSDAKSRSSADAWRSTFGSRVAHDRR, via the exons ATGGCAACGCCAGCTTGGTTACCGCAGGATGTGCATCCACCTGTATCTCAATCCCCAGTTTCAGACTCACCTGCAGGGGGTCCTTCAACGCCAACTTCTGCTCCACTTGTGTCAAGTGCAGGCACACCAATCTCTTACAGTGTGCCTCCAAACACAATTGACACTTTTGGAACCTCTCAGCAGCCATCACCTACT GCGACTAAGTTCAATCAGTCAGCATCTCCGATGGTTCTTCAACCCCCAGTTCCTGGTCTGTCATCTCTTACCAGTCCCTCTTTTTCATACAACATTCCAAACTCTAATCATCCCTTCCCCAATAATCAGTGGTTTCAATCTGGCATG CAGAATGTCTCACCTGCTACTGCACAAGAAACCGGGAATGCCTTGTCATTTAACACACGTCATGGAATGCCTGGTCCCCCTGGAACAGCCCACTCAGTTCAATTGTCCTTTAATCCGACTGCTCAATCTGCACCCGttgattcttcttttgtagCACTTAGACCTAGTTTGCAAACACATCCTATTGCATCATCTTCTGTTCAGCCACATGCAGGCGCTCCCTACCCATCTTTACCTGGTATGGTTGCTAACCCCCATGGAGTCTGGGTGCAGTCCCCGCAGATGGAAGGCATAACTAGGTTACCATTTCAGCCATATCCTGCTGCTTTTCCTGATCCCTTTCCTTTGCCTACACGTGTTATGCCTCCCCCTTCTGTTTCTATATCCGATTCTCAGCCTCCTGGTGTCACTCCCATCGGACATACGGTTGCAATATCTTTGTCTTCCACTTCTGGTCATCAACTGGCACCCTCTTCATGGATGCAGACAGGATTACCTCATTCTGGAATCG atgaTAGAAAACATGCTCATGAGGCAGGTAACCAATATATAGCTGCTTTCAATCAACAGTTGGATGCTTGGACTGCACACAAGACAGAGACAGGAGTTGTATACTATTATAATGCTGTGACCGGTGAATCAACTTATGACAAGCCTCCTGGATTTAAGGAGGAG CCTGATAAGGTCTCTATGCAGCCAGTTCCTGTTTCAAC GGTTAATTTATCCGGAACTGATTGGGTGTTGGTTACAACGAGTGATGGGAAAAAGTTTTACCATAATAGCAAAACCAAG GTTAGCAGCTGGCAGATCCCAAATGAAGTGATAGACATGAGAAAGAAGCAGGATGATGACACTCCAAAAGAAGATCCAGTGTCAGCGCCAAAGGATAGTCAAATGGTTGAAAAAGAATCTGCTCCAATTAGTTTGAGTGCTCCAGCTATTAGCACAGGTGGTCGTGAAGCCATGGCTTACAAGGCCTCAACTGTGCAAGGTTCAACATCTGCGCTCGACCTGATAAAAAAGAAGTTGCAGGATTCTGGAGCTCCTGTTACTTCATCACCAGCTTCAGGACCTTCAGAATTAAATGGCTCGAAAGGAGTTGAGATTACACCTAAGGTCCAGCAGAGCGAGAATAGCAAAGATAGGGTAAATGACACTAATGGAGATGGTAACATCTCTGACTCATCATCAGATTCAGAGGATGCAGATAGTGGGCCAACAAAAGAGGAGGGTATCACTCAATTCAAG GAGATGCTCAAAGAGCGGGGAATTGCACCATTTTCAAAATGGGAGAAGGAACTGCCAAAGATAGTGTTTGATCCACGATTTAAG GTAATTCCAAGTTATTCAAGGAGAGCCTTGTTTGAACACTATGTTAAGACACGTGCAGAGGAGGAACGAAAGGAGAAACGAGCAGCTCAGAAGGCTTCAATAGAGGCATTTAAGCACTTACTGGCTGAAGCAGTGGAG GATATTAATGATGCCACAGATTACCACAGTTTCAGAAAGAAATGGGGCAATGATCCACGCTTTGAGAATTTGGACCGCAAGGATCGAGAGCATTTATTGAATGAAAG AGTCCTGCCATTGAAGAAAGCTGCAGAAGAAAAGGCTGAAGCAGAGCGTGCTGCAGCAGCAACTAGTTTTAAGTGCATGCTTCAAGAAAAAGGGGATATTACTGTAAATTCCCGTTGGTCCAGG GTGAAAGATAGTCTGCGGAATGATCCAAGGTACAAAGCTGTTAAGCACGAGGATAGGGAAGTTTTATTCAACAAGTACATATCCGATCTCAAAGCTGTGGAAGAGGAAGCAGAACGAGAGGCAAAAGCTAAAAGGGACGAGCAG GATAAATTAAGGGAAAGAGAGCGAGAACTACGCAAGCggaaggaaagagaagaacaagaaacaGAGAGGGTGCGATTGAAAGTTCGTAGGAAGGAGGCAGTGTCTTCTTTTCAAGCTTTACTTGTCGAATCAATCAAAGATCCTCAG GCATCTTGGACAGAATCTAAGCCTAAGTTGGAGAAGGACTCACAACAGCGTGCAGCCAACTCTGATCTGAATTCATCCGACATGGAAAAGCTCTTTCGGGAACACGTAAAGATGCTACATGAG CGATGTGCACACGAGTTTAGGACTTTGCTGGCTGAAGTGTTGACTATAGAAGCAGCCTCCCAAGAGACAGAGGAAGGAAAAACAGTTCTGAATTCATGGTCAACAGCTAAACGTTTACTAAAGCCTGATCCCAGATATAACAAGATGCCACGGAAAGAGAGGGAAGTCGTGTGGCACCGATATGCCGAGGAGATGCTGCGAAAGCAAAAGTCATCACATGATCCTAGGGAAGACAGGAAATCAGATGCTAAAAGCAGAAGCTCCGCCGATGCTTGGAGATCCACCTTCGGATCAAGGGTTGCCCACGACCGTAGGTGA
- the LOC126790439 gene encoding tricalbin-3, whose translation MITQSFSQPLPHCPCGNTTTIITTTPPRRRRKPQHHLVLPIFRRKTLRRKLCFGFTAACAISPDGGSGANNMNIEIANSTRRAAKNLVLKRFSRELDAIDEFNDESQIQMGSSFSNFQEDPFVDKLRTQLGVIHPMPSPPINRNIVGLFVFFFFVGVGFDKFWTSRKKKSKAVGSDNGPREAWPQVPTSFSLFLEKDLQRKESVEWVNMVLGKLWKVYRAGLENWLIGLLQPVIDDLKKPDYVERVEIKQFSLGDEPLSVRNVERRTSRRVNDLQYQIGLRYTGGARMLLMLSLKFSIIPIYVPVGVRDFDIDGELWVKLRLIPTSPWVGAVQWAFVSLPKIKFELSPFRLFNLMAIPVLSMFLTKLLTEDLPRLFVRPKKIVLDFQKVKAVGPVGDDFKSGDMQEGNKDFAGELSVTLVDARKLLYVFYGKTDPYVTLILGDQIIKSKKNSQTTVIGPPGEPIWNQDFYMLVANPKKQKLYIQVKDSLGFTDLPIGTGEVDLGSLQDTVPTDRIVVLQGGWGLFKNRSSGEILLRLTYKAYVEDEEDDKTAVDPTDTEDEDDELSDSDELGAYDKDSTESANETDKESFMDVLAALIVSEEFQGIVASETGNNKVLDDFSNAASKTSRLRGLDAESMPSNSNNSSEGSRGSPLYWLAVITSISVLIAINIGGSSIFNP comes from the exons ATGATTACACAAAGCTTCTCGCAGCCTCTCCCCCACTGCCCATGTGGAAACACCACCACTATTATCACAACCACCCCTccgagaagaagaaggaagccGCAGCACCACCTAGTTCTCCCCATTTTCCGGCGCAAAACTCTCCGCAGAAAACTCTGTTTCGGTTTCACCGCTGCTTGTGCTATCTCCCCGGATGGCGGCTCCGGGGCTAATAACATGAACATAGAGATCGCCAATTCGACCCGACGAGCTGCCAAGAACTTGGTGCTGAAGCGGTTCTCGAGGGAGTTGGACGCCATAGATGAGTTTAACGATGAGTCACAGATTCAGATGGGCTCGAGCTTCTCCAACTTCCAAGAAGACCCTTTTGTAGATAAGCTCAGGACTCAGCTGGGAGTGATACACCCAATGCCGTCCCCTCCGATTAACAGAAACATTGTGGGGTtgttcgtcttcttcttcttcgttggTGTTGGGTTTGATAAGTTCTGGACttcgaggaagaagaagagcaagGCGGTGGGGAGTGACAATGGGCCGAGGGAGGCGTGGCCGCAAGTGCCGACGAGCTTCTCGTTGTTTTTGGAGAAGGATTTGCAGAGGAAGGAGTCGGTGGAGTGGGTGAATATGGTGCTGGGGAAGCTGTGGAAGGTTTATAGAGCCGGGCTCGAGAATTGGCTCATCGGGTTGCTTCAGCCGGTTATTGATGATTTGAAGAAGCCTGACTATGTTGAGAGAGTTGAAATCAAGCAGTTTTCGCTGGGGGATGAGCCGCTGTCTGTTAGGAATGTTGAAAGGAGAACATCCCGTCGTGTCAATGATCTACA GTACCAGATAGGTCTCCGTTATACTGGTGGTGCTCGCATGCTGTTAATGCTTTCGCTGAAATTTAGCATCATTCCCATTTATGTGCCGGTCGGTGTTCGAGATTTTGATATTGATGGAGAGCTTTGGGTGAAATTGCGCCTGATACCGACATCACCTTGGGTTGGAGCTGTTCAATGGGCTTTTGTCTCACTACCCAAAATCAAATTTGAACTGTCACCATTCCGCTTGTTCAACCTAATGG CAATCCCCGTTCTCTCAAT GTTTTTGACTAAACTTCTCACTGAGGATTTACCTAGACTATTTGTACGCCCAAAaaagattgttttggatttcCAGAAAGTAAAAGCAGTTGGCCCTGTAGGAGATGATTTCAAGTCAGGGGACATGCAAGAAGGAAACAAGGATTTTGCTGGAGAATTATCAGTGACCCTTGTAGATGCTCGGAAGCTTCTCTATGTCTTTTATG GCAAAACAGATCCATATGTTACTCTAATCTTGGGGGATCAGattataaaaagtaaaaagaaTAGTCAAACTACTGTTATTGGACCTCCTGGTGAACCGATTTGGAATCAG GATTTTTATATGCTTGTAGCAAACCCTAAAAAGCAAAAACTATACATCCAAGTCAAGGATTCTCTTGGATTCACAGACTTACCTATTGGTACTGGAGAG GTTGATCTTGGATCTCTTCAAGACACTGTACCAACAGACAGGATTGTGGTACTGCAAGGAGGTTGGGGACTGTTTAAGAACAGGTCTTCTGGTGAGATACTACTACGACTGACATATAAAGCatatgttgaagatgaagaGGATGACAAAACGGCTGTGGATCCTACTGAtactgaagatgaagatgatgaactGTCTGATTCTGATGAATTAGGTGCCTATGACAAGGATAGTACCGAGTCCGCAAATGAAACAGACAAAGAGTCCTTCATGGATGTTCTAGCAGCTTTGATTGTGAGTGAAGAATTTCAAGGGATAGTGGCAAGTGAAACAGGAAACAACAAAGTTTTAGACGATTTTTCCAATGCAGCTTCAAAAACATCAAGATTGCGCGGTCTTGATGCAGAATCAATGCCTTCAAATTCTAATAACAGTTCAGAAGGTTCTCGAG GGTCACCCTTATATTGGCTTGCCGTAATTACCAGCATATCGGTACTAATTGCTATCAACATTGGCGGTTCAAGTATTTTCAATCCTTGA